A genomic segment from Lignipirellula cremea encodes:
- the glyA gene encoding serine hydroxymethyltransferase, producing the protein MRLLESQDPELWAAIAGETERQQDGLEMIASENYTSPAVMEAVGSILTNKYAEGYPGRRYYGGCEYVDVIEDLARDRAKKLFGAEFANVQPHSGSQANQAVYLTLLEAGDTVLGLDLAHGGHLTHGMRLNISGKLYNFVHYGVTRDTHRIDFDQVAKLAREHKPKLIVAGASAYPREIKHGEFKTIADEVGAKLFVDIAHYAGLVAAGLHDNPTPIADFVTTTTHKTLRGPRAGLVMCKEEYGKDLNRSVFPGLQGGPLMHVIAGKAVCFQEAMQPAFKVYAQSVIDNAKALAEEVRAGGLRLISDGTDNHLLLVDVTPLGIAGKAAENALGACGITVNMNMIPYDERKPLDPSGIRIGTPALTTRGMGVAQMKQIGQWMLQALQKPDDKTAHAGIRRQVEEMCQDFPTPAARVAQD; encoded by the coding sequence CACAGGACCCCGAATTGTGGGCCGCCATTGCTGGTGAAACCGAGCGTCAACAGGACGGTCTGGAAATGATCGCCAGTGAGAATTACACCAGTCCTGCGGTAATGGAGGCGGTGGGCAGCATCCTCACCAATAAATACGCCGAAGGTTACCCAGGCCGCCGCTATTATGGCGGGTGCGAGTATGTCGACGTCATCGAGGATCTGGCCCGTGATCGGGCCAAAAAGCTCTTTGGCGCCGAGTTCGCCAACGTGCAACCCCACTCGGGATCGCAGGCCAACCAGGCGGTCTATCTGACGCTGCTGGAAGCGGGCGATACGGTCCTGGGCCTGGATCTGGCCCATGGCGGCCATCTGACCCACGGCATGCGGCTGAACATTTCCGGCAAGTTGTACAACTTTGTGCATTACGGCGTGACCCGCGACACCCATCGGATCGACTTTGACCAGGTGGCGAAGCTGGCCCGGGAACACAAACCCAAACTGATCGTCGCCGGGGCGAGCGCCTACCCGCGGGAGATCAAGCACGGCGAGTTCAAAACGATTGCCGATGAAGTCGGCGCCAAACTGTTCGTCGATATCGCCCATTACGCCGGGCTGGTCGCCGCCGGTTTGCACGACAACCCCACGCCGATCGCCGATTTTGTCACCACGACCACGCACAAAACGCTCCGCGGACCGCGGGCCGGGCTGGTCATGTGCAAGGAAGAATACGGCAAGGACCTGAATCGCAGCGTCTTCCCTGGACTGCAGGGCGGACCGTTAATGCACGTCATCGCCGGCAAGGCCGTCTGCTTCCAGGAAGCAATGCAGCCCGCGTTCAAAGTCTACGCACAGTCCGTGATCGACAACGCCAAAGCCCTGGCCGAAGAAGTCCGCGCCGGCGGCCTGCGGCTGATCAGCGACGGCACCGATAACCACCTGCTGCTGGTCGACGTCACCCCGCTGGGCATCGCCGGCAAGGCGGCCGAGAACGCGCTGGGCGCCTGCGGCATTACCGTCAACATGAACATGATCCCTTACGACGAGAGAAAACCGCTCGACCCATCGGGGATTCGCATCGGCACGCCGGCGCTCACCACCCGCGGTATGGGCGTCGCGCAGATGAAGCAGATCGGCCAGTGGATGCTGCAGGCCCTGCAGAAGCCCGACGATAAAACTGCCCACGCCGGCATCCGTCGCCAGGTCGAAGAAATGTGCCAGGACTTTCCCACGCCTGCGGCCCGCGTCGCGCAGGACTAG
- a CDS encoding response regulator has translation MASRILIADDNSANCELLEAYLSEISCETEIAVDGQDTLDKVASFKPDLILLDVMMPKLSGFEVCRKLKDDPKTRQVLVLMVTALNEPGDIERGVHAGTDDFLSKPVNKHGLLKRVELMLRLKDIADENERLRRYIQGMEDSAGPEGEES, from the coding sequence ATGGCTAGTCGAATTCTGATCGCCGACGACAACAGTGCAAACTGTGAGCTTCTGGAAGCCTACCTGAGCGAAATCTCCTGCGAGACGGAAATCGCCGTCGATGGGCAGGATACGCTCGACAAGGTCGCCTCGTTCAAGCCGGACCTGATCCTGCTCGATGTCATGATGCCCAAGCTCAGCGGCTTTGAAGTCTGCCGCAAACTCAAGGACGACCCCAAAACCCGCCAGGTGCTCGTGCTGATGGTCACCGCCCTCAACGAACCCGGCGACATCGAACGCGGCGTCCACGCCGGCACCGACGACTTTCTGTCCAAGCCGGTCAACAAGCACGGCCTGCTCAAACGTGTCGAGCTGATGCTGCGTCTCAAAGATATCGCCGACGAGAACGAGCGTCTGCGACGATACATCCAGGGAATGGAAGACTCGGCTGGCCCCGAAGGGGAAGAAAGCTAA
- a CDS encoding amidohydrolase family protein — MIGLQSWKARYLFPPDGPPVKDGVLHAVDGKVCGWDASAPGGDVIDLGNAAIVAPLVNAHTHLEFSDLDVPIGTPGEPLPAWIRKVVAQRRAAADRQDLPVLREQALARGLAESSAAGVRLLGEIATAPWSYSPWQAADAAGVIFYELLGMAPQRQEVLLQAAREHLQAGLAWGPSRRAGLSPHAPYTVTPELTAAVCQLSAESGCPVAMHLAESPEELRLLSHGDGPFRDMLVELGAWRPDVFSSALRPLDYLRWLSRAERALVIHGNFLDAEEIAWIGRHRSRMTVVFCPRTHTFFQHRRYPLPEMLAAGIPVALGTDSRASNPDLQLWSEVQQVRRLYPEVPAAMILQMATVNGAAACGLFGYRLNVGDAADFTILDLPNDDAQDPFALLFDPRTSVRG, encoded by the coding sequence GTGATCGGTTTGCAAAGCTGGAAGGCCCGCTACCTGTTTCCGCCGGACGGGCCGCCAGTAAAAGACGGCGTGCTGCACGCGGTCGACGGCAAAGTTTGCGGCTGGGACGCGTCCGCCCCGGGAGGGGACGTCATCGACCTGGGAAACGCCGCGATCGTCGCCCCCCTGGTGAACGCCCACACGCATCTGGAATTCAGCGATCTGGACGTCCCGATCGGAACGCCCGGAGAACCCTTGCCTGCCTGGATTCGAAAAGTCGTGGCGCAGCGGCGGGCGGCGGCGGATCGGCAGGATCTGCCTGTCTTGCGCGAACAGGCCCTGGCTCGCGGGCTGGCGGAATCCTCCGCCGCAGGCGTGCGCCTGCTGGGAGAGATCGCTACGGCGCCCTGGTCGTACTCGCCCTGGCAGGCAGCGGATGCGGCCGGCGTAATCTTTTACGAGCTGCTGGGCATGGCTCCCCAGCGGCAGGAAGTATTGCTCCAGGCGGCCCGCGAACATCTACAGGCGGGCCTTGCCTGGGGGCCGTCGCGACGCGCGGGATTGAGTCCCCATGCGCCCTATACGGTCACGCCGGAGCTGACGGCGGCCGTTTGCCAGTTGTCGGCGGAAAGCGGCTGCCCGGTGGCCATGCATCTGGCGGAGTCGCCGGAAGAACTGCGTTTGCTGAGCCATGGCGATGGGCCGTTTCGCGACATGCTGGTCGAACTGGGCGCCTGGCGGCCTGACGTATTCTCCTCCGCTCTGCGTCCCCTGGACTATCTGCGCTGGTTGTCCCGGGCGGAACGGGCGCTGGTGATACATGGCAACTTTCTTGACGCAGAAGAGATCGCCTGGATCGGGCGTCATCGGTCCCGGATGACGGTTGTGTTTTGTCCGCGGACGCACACGTTTTTTCAGCATCGACGGTATCCGCTGCCCGAGATGCTGGCGGCCGGGATTCCGGTTGCACTGGGGACCGACTCACGGGCGTCGAATCCCGACCTGCAGTTATGGAGCGAAGTGCAGCAGGTGCGAAGGCTTTACCCGGAAGTTCCCGCCGCGATGATTCTGCAGATGGCGACGGTCAATGGCGCCGCGGCATGCGGTCTTTTCGGATATCGGTTAAACGTCGGAGATGCGGCGGATTTTACGATCCTCGACCTGCCCAACGACGATGCGCAAGACCCGTTTGCGTTGCTGTTTGACCCGCGTACGTCGGTGCGCGGCTGA
- a CDS encoding tetratricopeptide repeat protein: protein MADSSTPDTRLKNPPLIWSLLGTGTLLYGHREENAVSSSVVKTQVLCLLFLPLFALGAWRVTRSSREWRFLSRARLSLAAKAWNAVMAVVVPAFLVLLGWVVLSNSAEATAQRHLEQAQHQVERGNLIEAAEMYRDLSFRPTRLKTKARAELIQLMRSMHLSIPREQLAGVYGMAAQYSNRGIWVESPESVYAAAMALIESESQQQPYGALTLLDQLDPVVPAEDQVRLRAMRENFLKIAVENNPQDPDLASRLGQLYERQGRLAEAKQVLSPLQDFLGDREGARVLAQIFASEGDFARASRMMAPYCRSRLVLLEQLKQEYHESYMTAEDSELSALGQNDAPEAFYQEYQLASPEERDRLVNEYVDRQLESEPNLEQVREDIVEAMKVVPLVLDLGIWQLHMSQQSRSRAGRRTALRNAERTFLSIAGFAEETDEYRLSLGKVYYWLGNPEKGARQFERLLTAHQRDGNWLITVSQLQRQLGQLVEARRLMEEAFHQETDLVRKQAIANLRAMTPLDLEDQIYWLEQSDLAMPQVQASLFRAQGGLAETRGNRQLASERYRQALEKFEELPENASTLNDCGLAYLSLYRLTGDPEDLQGGIDRLQKAMSHAPDDAIILTNAAMALWRAALREMLLAQSTVPPRGPIELSLLSYWFEDDAGRQAWAERLAGHQDIQAALQVYQRVLVLAPSQELTYEVLREYAAMERDTGMMEALVERAESNVFDLAAQRQAVSEYLPGTNDEQYAKLSRDQLKILRRNLAETDQDPPGVLFAIAANRLAYALMSSSDVLPGNSPDEVVELAEQSHAAAPSFGTRLTLIAALLFRANQSVAQQDADWNERVQEKRRRFDDFGLIGLLLEGDAPARKRMLENADFLKACAQLKIHEERTPGSLGPIEWSLLRHVDQPFADQLRQAVLANQRQQYSRRLDLRIRAFAVAVYLQEHWIAQMENKAADAAQWLQRAEHVGQPLTEESDPFAEGDAESPSVQEADSGSQTGKGSARSDAAKEDDGAARTELRSSTGAGRAEPVSPPAESAP, encoded by the coding sequence ATGGCAGACAGCTCTACTCCCGATACACGACTGAAAAACCCGCCCTTGATCTGGTCCCTGCTGGGAACCGGCACGCTGCTGTACGGCCATCGCGAAGAAAACGCGGTGAGTTCTTCGGTGGTGAAAACACAGGTGCTCTGTTTGCTGTTTCTGCCGCTGTTCGCCCTGGGCGCCTGGCGGGTCACACGGTCATCGCGGGAATGGCGGTTCTTGTCGCGCGCCCGTCTGTCGCTGGCTGCCAAAGCCTGGAATGCCGTGATGGCGGTGGTTGTGCCGGCTTTTCTCGTCCTGCTGGGCTGGGTTGTGTTGAGCAATTCGGCCGAAGCAACCGCCCAGCGACATCTGGAGCAGGCGCAGCATCAGGTGGAACGAGGGAACCTGATCGAAGCGGCCGAAATGTACCGCGACCTGTCGTTTCGTCCGACTCGCTTGAAAACCAAGGCACGGGCCGAGCTGATCCAGTTGATGCGTTCGATGCATCTTTCGATCCCGCGCGAGCAGCTGGCTGGCGTTTACGGCATGGCGGCCCAGTACTCGAACCGCGGGATCTGGGTGGAGTCGCCCGAGTCTGTCTATGCGGCGGCCATGGCGCTGATCGAGTCGGAGAGTCAGCAGCAGCCGTATGGAGCGCTGACCCTGCTGGATCAGCTGGATCCGGTGGTGCCGGCAGAGGACCAGGTCCGTTTGCGGGCGATGCGGGAGAATTTCCTGAAAATCGCCGTCGAGAATAACCCCCAGGACCCCGATCTGGCTTCCCGTCTGGGGCAGCTCTACGAGCGTCAAGGGCGACTGGCCGAAGCCAAACAGGTGCTGAGCCCTCTGCAGGATTTTCTGGGGGATCGCGAAGGCGCCCGGGTGCTGGCGCAGATATTCGCCAGCGAAGGAGACTTTGCTCGTGCGAGTCGCATGATGGCTCCTTACTGCAGGTCGCGGCTGGTGCTGCTGGAGCAGCTGAAGCAGGAATACCACGAGTCGTACATGACGGCGGAGGATTCGGAACTGAGCGCCCTTGGCCAGAACGATGCGCCGGAAGCTTTTTATCAGGAGTATCAACTGGCCTCTCCCGAAGAACGCGATCGGCTGGTCAATGAATACGTCGATCGCCAGCTGGAAAGCGAGCCGAACCTGGAGCAGGTGCGCGAGGATATCGTCGAGGCGATGAAGGTGGTGCCATTGGTGCTGGACCTGGGGATCTGGCAATTGCATATGAGTCAGCAATCTCGCAGCCGCGCCGGCAGGCGGACCGCGCTTCGCAATGCCGAAAGAACGTTTCTTTCGATCGCCGGTTTCGCCGAAGAAACCGACGAGTATCGCCTGTCCCTGGGCAAGGTTTACTACTGGCTCGGGAATCCCGAAAAAGGGGCCAGGCAGTTCGAAAGACTGCTGACCGCCCACCAGCGCGATGGGAACTGGTTGATTACCGTCTCGCAATTGCAACGCCAGCTGGGCCAACTGGTCGAAGCCCGGCGGCTGATGGAAGAAGCCTTCCATCAGGAAACCGACCTCGTTCGCAAGCAGGCCATCGCGAATCTGCGGGCGATGACTCCTTTGGATCTGGAAGACCAGATCTACTGGCTGGAGCAGAGCGATCTAGCCATGCCGCAGGTGCAGGCCTCGCTGTTTCGCGCTCAGGGCGGCCTGGCCGAAACTCGCGGCAATAGGCAACTGGCGTCGGAACGGTATCGCCAGGCGTTAGAGAAATTCGAGGAGCTGCCCGAGAACGCCTCCACGCTGAACGATTGCGGACTGGCGTACTTGTCGCTGTACCGGTTGACGGGCGATCCGGAAGATCTGCAGGGCGGCATCGATCGTCTGCAGAAGGCCATGTCGCACGCTCCTGACGACGCTATTATTTTAACGAACGCCGCCATGGCGCTCTGGCGGGCCGCCCTGCGGGAGATGCTCCTGGCCCAGTCCACCGTCCCGCCCCGCGGCCCGATTGAACTTTCGCTGCTTTCGTACTGGTTTGAAGACGACGCTGGCCGCCAGGCATGGGCTGAGCGTCTGGCGGGCCATCAGGATATTCAGGCCGCCCTGCAGGTTTATCAGCGGGTTCTGGTGTTGGCTCCCAGCCAGGAACTCACGTACGAAGTCCTGCGGGAGTACGCTGCGATGGAACGCGATACCGGGATGATGGAAGCACTGGTGGAACGGGCTGAAAGCAACGTGTTTGATCTGGCGGCGCAGCGCCAGGCCGTGTCGGAGTACCTGCCGGGCACGAACGACGAGCAGTACGCAAAACTCTCGCGGGACCAACTGAAGATCCTGCGTCGTAATCTGGCTGAAACGGATCAGGATCCGCCCGGCGTGTTGTTTGCGATTGCCGCCAACCGGCTGGCCTATGCGCTGATGTCGTCGTCCGATGTGCTGCCTGGCAACTCGCCCGACGAAGTGGTCGAACTGGCGGAACAGTCGCACGCGGCGGCGCCTTCGTTCGGAACGCGTTTGACGCTGATCGCGGCGCTGCTCTTTCGCGCGAACCAGAGCGTCGCCCAGCAGGATGCCGACTGGAATGAAAGAGTTCAAGAGAAACGCCGCCGTTTTGATGACTTCGGCCTGATTGGCCTGTTACTGGAAGGAGATGCGCCCGCCCGGAAACGGATGCTGGAAAACGCGGACTTCCTCAAGGCGTGTGCACAATTGAAGATCCACGAAGAACGTACGCCCGGTTCTCTGGGACCGATTGAATGGTCCTTGCTGCGGCATGTCGACCAGCCTTTTGCCGATCAACTGCGCCAGGCTGTGCTTGCCAACCAACGCCAACAATACAGTCGGCGGCTGGATTTGCGCATCCGTGCCTTTGCGGTCGCCGTGTACCTGCAGGAACACTGGATTGCCCAGATGGAAAACAAGGCGGCCGACGCCGCCCAATGGCTGCAGCGGGCCGAACATGTGGGGCAACCGCTGACCGAAGAGAGCGACCCGTTTGCCGAAGGCGACGCCGAAAGCCCCAGCGTCCAGGAGGCCGATAGCGGCAGCCAGACAGGCAAAGGAAGCGCGCGAAGCGATGCCGCCAAGGAGGATGACGGCGCGGCTAGGACGGAGCTTCGCTCGTCGACTGGCGCAGGCCGGGCGGAACCCGTTTCGCCGCCGGCGGAGTCGGCGCCGTGA
- a CDS encoding cytochrome P460 family protein, which produces MNSACRITLFFLAILAGSHLFLAGSPATAQSGTRVIRRPHYELLWGWLAQSQYRNWKGPNGQPAEFQPGEGPHAALVKTYVNDHAAGDAKNLSRGSVLVTENYSAEKRLLSVTVMQRAPGFDPPQGDWYYAQYLPQGRIAADVVGRNTEPAAGKVSSCIDCHRKAGGGDYAYFNDPPVLNTSP; this is translated from the coding sequence ATGAATTCTGCATGCCGAATTACGTTGTTTTTCCTGGCGATCCTGGCCGGATCGCATCTGTTTCTGGCGGGATCGCCTGCGACTGCCCAAAGCGGAACGCGGGTGATCAGACGACCCCATTATGAGCTGCTGTGGGGCTGGCTGGCCCAGTCGCAGTATCGGAACTGGAAGGGGCCGAACGGCCAGCCGGCTGAGTTTCAGCCAGGCGAAGGGCCGCATGCCGCTTTGGTGAAAACATACGTGAACGACCATGCGGCCGGCGACGCCAAAAATCTCTCTCGTGGATCGGTTCTGGTCACGGAGAATTATTCGGCGGAAAAACGCCTGCTGTCTGTCACCGTGATGCAGCGCGCGCCGGGTTTTGATCCCCCGCAAGGCGACTGGTACTACGCCCAGTATCTTCCGCAAGGTCGGATCGCAGCCGACGTGGTGGGACGGAATACGGAACCGGCCGCCGGCAAGGTTTCCAGCTGCATCGACTGCCATCGCAAAGCGGGCGGTGGGGACTATGCCTACTTTAATGATCCGCCCGTTCTGAATACCTCGCCATGA
- a CDS encoding TlpA family protein disulfide reductase, with protein MTRMTAAYQQAREYSDDAQVQVKYQTPSGPQASLGPLSVQFERPHKIWMEAYTAEVVSDGDKLRARLLDPATKNLDGQVATTNAPQEFHWPRLDLDPLVHETIVAGAARYPVQLELLLADKPLPEVFNPAARKQRLDDETIEQHKCYQIAVEVQKTEADPAGEFRFWIDQDTLVLRRMQFPAARMLPDLVATEGVKQVEMVIDFHAARFQVAREFVMPQEQIVHEVKSLMLPPATVSRQLGKRVDDFAFTTLDDGELRAADLQGGLTVLMWFNQHPVSRENLLRLMAARDKLPAGSEVKFFAVCAEPSTSGHEQIALWAEKAGIDLPIVRDLGGPQREPAGAKDFAIEQLPALVVLDRRHKIQLLHQGDAPTLEETLPAVIDKLTAGFDLATLERNASDKRAEAYQEHLENGPEEPLTQLVAAPELQVGVRTQPSEVQLTAVWENRTLEAPRAVCATTPAQGAASLLVLDGVRSVVEIDASGVIIERRELPLPENAAVDSLRVFSTPQGKRYLVVFQALGNQAYLFDEEQLLFAYPNEEQPHEGITDALLADLNDDGAPELYIGFWGLAGLHQVSLTGQQLAVSRKVSSVLSLETTAPNEVGWRKLLVSGLSGQIIRFNQFLNEDPAITVPDRPIQHVYAAHQNDSAGEDYLAVSFPGGDKLTVVSLTDAFEPGWAIPLPISIRLPSITAGKLLRGGSYQWIIATADGGVSILSRDAQLFDFFTYGEEVSGVTVLPARSADEHSLLIVATPTGIEAWRLDLPETP; from the coding sequence TTGACGCGAATGACGGCCGCCTATCAGCAGGCCAGGGAGTACAGCGACGACGCGCAAGTCCAGGTGAAGTACCAGACTCCGTCGGGACCGCAGGCCAGCCTGGGTCCGTTGAGTGTGCAGTTTGAGCGTCCGCACAAGATCTGGATGGAAGCATATACGGCGGAAGTCGTATCCGATGGCGACAAGCTGCGGGCTCGGCTGCTCGATCCGGCGACGAAGAACCTCGATGGGCAAGTCGCCACCACTAACGCCCCGCAAGAATTCCATTGGCCGCGGCTGGATCTGGACCCGCTGGTGCACGAGACGATCGTCGCCGGCGCGGCCCGTTACCCGGTCCAACTGGAGTTACTTCTGGCCGATAAGCCCTTGCCTGAAGTTTTTAATCCGGCGGCCCGAAAACAGCGGCTCGACGACGAAACGATCGAGCAGCACAAGTGTTACCAGATTGCTGTCGAAGTGCAGAAAACAGAGGCCGACCCGGCCGGCGAGTTCCGTTTCTGGATTGACCAGGACACCCTGGTGCTGCGGCGGATGCAATTTCCGGCCGCCCGCATGCTGCCGGATCTGGTCGCGACCGAAGGGGTGAAGCAGGTCGAAATGGTGATCGACTTCCATGCGGCCCGGTTCCAGGTCGCCCGAGAATTTGTGATGCCGCAGGAGCAGATCGTCCACGAAGTGAAGTCCCTGATGCTGCCGCCGGCGACCGTTTCTCGCCAGTTGGGAAAAAGAGTCGACGACTTTGCATTCACCACGCTCGACGACGGCGAGCTCCGCGCAGCCGATCTGCAGGGCGGCCTGACCGTGCTGATGTGGTTTAACCAGCACCCGGTCAGCCGTGAGAATCTGCTGCGGTTGATGGCGGCCCGGGACAAGCTGCCGGCTGGAAGCGAAGTCAAATTTTTCGCGGTGTGTGCAGAGCCGTCGACGTCGGGGCACGAGCAGATCGCCTTGTGGGCCGAGAAGGCCGGGATTGACCTGCCGATCGTCCGCGACCTGGGAGGGCCGCAGCGGGAGCCGGCCGGCGCCAAAGACTTTGCCATCGAACAGCTGCCGGCGCTGGTCGTGCTGGACCGCCGCCACAAGATCCAGCTTTTGCATCAGGGCGACGCTCCCACGCTGGAAGAAACGTTGCCGGCGGTGATCGACAAGCTGACTGCCGGCTTTGATCTGGCGACGCTGGAACGGAACGCCTCCGACAAGCGGGCGGAGGCTTACCAGGAGCATCTGGAGAATGGCCCCGAGGAGCCCCTGACCCAGCTGGTGGCCGCGCCTGAGCTGCAGGTCGGCGTGCGGACGCAGCCGAGCGAGGTGCAGCTGACGGCCGTCTGGGAGAATCGCACCCTCGAAGCTCCGCGAGCCGTCTGCGCGACGACTCCCGCCCAGGGCGCCGCCTCGTTGCTGGTGCTGGACGGCGTGCGCAGCGTGGTTGAAATCGACGCTTCCGGCGTGATCATTGAACGGCGGGAACTACCGCTCCCGGAAAACGCTGCAGTCGATTCCCTGCGGGTGTTCAGCACGCCGCAGGGAAAACGGTACCTCGTCGTCTTCCAGGCCCTGGGAAACCAGGCGTACCTGTTCGACGAAGAGCAGCTGCTGTTCGCCTATCCCAACGAAGAGCAGCCCCACGAAGGCATCACGGACGCTCTGCTGGCTGACCTGAACGACGACGGCGCGCCGGAATTGTACATTGGTTTCTGGGGGCTGGCCGGACTGCACCAGGTGAGTCTGACGGGCCAGCAATTGGCCGTAAGCCGGAAAGTCTCTTCGGTGTTGTCGCTGGAAACGACCGCCCCCAACGAAGTCGGTTGGCGGAAGCTGCTGGTCTCCGGCCTGTCGGGACAGATCATTCGTTTCAATCAATTTTTGAACGAAGACCCGGCGATCACCGTTCCTGACCGTCCCATCCAGCATGTGTATGCGGCCCACCAGAACGATTCGGCGGGCGAGGATTATCTGGCCGTATCATTTCCCGGCGGCGACAAACTGACGGTCGTATCGCTTACGGACGCCTTTGAACCAGGCTGGGCCATCCCACTGCCGATCTCCATCCGATTGCCGTCGATCACGGCGGGCAAACTGCTGCGCGGCGGCAGTTACCAGTGGATCATCGCCACCGCCGACGGGGGCGTCAGCATCCTCTCGCGCGATGCGCAGCTGTTCGACTTTTTTACGTACGGAGAAGAAGTCTCCGGCGTGACGGTCTTGCCGGCTCGCTCTGCCGACGAGCATTCCTTGTTAATCGTGGCGACGCCGACCGGCATTGAGGCCTGGCGTCTGGATCTACCGGAAACGCCATAA
- a CDS encoding lactate racemase domain-containing protein has protein sequence MSQTIRYGLQGVVTLTSPLDLIFGDIDLPLPIDDPAAAVAAALDHPLEFPPLSQATAPGDRVAIAIDGRTPCAAAIVAGVVLSLRQSGAEPDEIRVVVANCDAAGLELLKSQLPADLASSLEFEVHEPSVKEAHSYLCVSKDGKPIQVNRSLFDADVVLPIGMLRLDDSLGYLGVHGDLFPNFSDEATQARFRAPSSSEIAVHQRRRRAEADEAAWLMGVQFTIQVVPGPGDSLFHVLAGEANRVLQEGARLCEAAWLREVPQRADLVIAAIEGGSDQQTWENFGRALFAASQAVQDDGAIVICTDLETPPGPALQRLMGPGESDHSHADIRRDRSTDALSASLLADVLQRQHVYLLSKLDDDLVEEMGLAPIASPEDIDRLSRRFDTCLVLANAQHALARTADGR, from the coding sequence ATGTCGCAAACCATTCGATACGGACTCCAAGGCGTCGTAACGCTGACCTCGCCGCTGGATTTGATTTTTGGGGACATCGATCTCCCGTTGCCGATCGACGACCCGGCCGCTGCGGTCGCGGCCGCCCTGGATCATCCGCTGGAATTCCCGCCGCTTTCCCAGGCGACCGCCCCTGGCGATCGCGTGGCGATTGCGATCGACGGCCGCACCCCGTGCGCGGCGGCGATTGTCGCAGGCGTGGTGCTGTCGCTCCGCCAAAGCGGAGCCGAACCGGACGAGATCCGCGTGGTCGTCGCCAACTGCGATGCGGCCGGACTCGAACTCTTGAAATCGCAATTGCCCGCCGATCTGGCCAGCAGCCTGGAATTTGAAGTCCACGAACCGTCCGTAAAAGAAGCCCATTCCTACCTGTGCGTTTCCAAAGACGGCAAACCGATCCAGGTGAACCGGTCCCTGTTCGACGCCGACGTGGTCCTGCCCATCGGCATGCTGCGCCTGGACGACTCGCTGGGCTATCTGGGCGTGCATGGCGACCTGTTCCCCAATTTTTCCGACGAGGCGACGCAGGCCCGGTTTCGGGCGCCTTCTTCCAGTGAAATCGCTGTCCACCAGCGCCGGCGACGCGCCGAAGCCGACGAAGCGGCCTGGCTGATGGGCGTGCAGTTCACCATCCAGGTCGTACCTGGCCCTGGCGATTCCCTGTTCCATGTGCTGGCCGGCGAAGCAAATCGCGTGCTCCAGGAAGGCGCCCGGCTGTGCGAGGCCGCATGGCTGCGCGAAGTGCCGCAACGGGCCGACCTGGTGATTGCCGCGATCGAAGGCGGTTCCGACCAGCAAACCTGGGAAAACTTTGGCCGCGCCCTGTTCGCCGCATCGCAGGCGGTGCAGGACGACGGGGCGATCGTGATCTGCACCGATCTGGAAACCCCGCCCGGCCCCGCCCTGCAGCGCCTGATGGGTCCTGGTGAAAGCGATCACTCGCACGCCGATATCCGCCGGGATCGTTCTACCGACGCCCTGTCGGCGTCGCTCCTGGCCGACGTCTTGCAGCGCCAGCATGTGTATCTGCTGAGCAAGCTCGACGACGACCTGGTCGAAGAAATGGGTCTGGCGCCAATCGCTTCCCCGGAAGATATTGATCGCCTTAGCCGACGCTTTGATACGTGCCTGGTTCTGGCGAACGCCCAGCACGCCCTGGCCCGAACGGCCGATGGACGGTAA
- a CDS encoding glutaredoxin family protein, with protein MAASHVIIYTRQGCCLCDDARRLLEQYGLAPEMVDIDSSPELQERYTTCVPVVVIDGKERFRGRVNEVLLRRLL; from the coding sequence TTGGCCGCTTCCCACGTAATTATTTACACCCGGCAGGGCTGCTGCCTGTGCGACGACGCCCGGCGTCTGTTGGAGCAGTACGGCCTGGCGCCGGAAATGGTCGACATTGACTCCTCGCCCGAGCTCCAGGAACGCTACACGACCTGCGTACCCGTTGTAGTGATCGACGGAAAAGAGCGATTTCGAGGGCGCGTCAACGAGGTGCTTCTGCGGCGACTGCTGTAG
- a CDS encoding 2,4'-dihydroxyacetophenone dioxygenase family protein → MDVPARAVADLVTVAIPEDERLWVPQAPQVWFRPLLLDRTTGNWVNLLRVRTAGVLSRHRHPAPVHGYVISGSWRYLEHDWIAQAGMYVFEPPGEVHTLVVDEGVEEMITLFHVFGALLYYNEQDQLVAHDDVHTKIELCERHFEKVGLGAGFVEQFIR, encoded by the coding sequence ATGGATGTTCCTGCCCGCGCCGTCGCCGATCTGGTGACGGTCGCCATCCCCGAAGATGAACGCCTGTGGGTGCCGCAAGCGCCGCAGGTCTGGTTCCGTCCTTTGCTGCTGGACCGCACCACCGGCAACTGGGTCAACCTGCTGCGGGTCCGCACCGCCGGAGTGCTCAGCCGTCATCGCCACCCGGCACCCGTACATGGCTATGTGATCAGCGGTTCCTGGCGCTACCTGGAACACGACTGGATCGCCCAGGCCGGCATGTATGTCTTTGAACCGCCGGGCGAAGTCCACACGCTGGTCGTCGACGAAGGGGTCGAAGAGATGATCACGCTGTTCCACGTGTTCGGCGCGCTGCTCTATTATAACGAGCAGGATCAGCTGGTCGCCCACGACGATGTCCACACCAAGATTGAACTCTGTGAACGTCACTTCGAAAAAGTCGGCCTGGGCGCCGGCTTTGTCGAGCAGTTCATCCGCTGA